In Strigops habroptila isolate Jane chromosome 2, bStrHab1.2.pri, whole genome shotgun sequence, one genomic interval encodes:
- the SIDT1 gene encoding SID1 transmembrane family member 1 isoform X2 translates to MAGVVVVVVAAAAPAPAPAPVPAPGALLCALLWAAAAAAAAAGAGPEGSPAPGAFGRVYRGNVNISAERVYAFAYRSQPGQVDAVRVYVNSSSENLQYPVLFVVRQQKGVLSWQVPLIFRGLYQRTYNYQEVSRTLCPSEPTPETGSSDQIIFVDVASMAPFNIAYELLVTRLENFQLETNKAFNFTASPSQPQYFLYRFPQDVDSVIIKVVSDAVYPCSVVSVQDIVCPVYDLDHNVEFNGVYQSMTKQAAITVQRKDFPGEQFFVVFVIKPEDYACGGSVPSSIHGSANRTWNLQRTKNLQVTIVPSVKKSVYVQAMFFSFLSFLSFYLGSVVVAFVHYIRVQRKASAGRLCPEDGSGIMTSSHPITASTPEGSSYGAIDESSSSGGRQFSSPEGGPRAGSDTDSSVEEESDFDTMPEIESDKNIIRTKVFLYLSDLSRKDRRIVSKKYKIYFWNIITIAVFYALPVIQLVITYQTVVNVTGNQDICYYNFLCAHPLGVLSAFNNILSNVGHMLLGFLFLLIVLRRDILHRRAMEMKDVYTLDYGIPKHFGLFYAMGIALMMEGVLSACYHVCPNYSNFQFDTSFMYMIAGLCMLKLYQTRHPDINASAYSAYASFAVVICLAVLGVVFGKNDIWFWVIFSIIHVLASLALSTQIYYMGRFKIDLGMFRRAVMVLYTDCIQRCSRPMYMDRMVLLIVGNLVNWSFAVFGLVYRPRDFASYILGIFICNLLLYLAFYIIMKLRSSEKLLPIPMFCIVATAVVWAAALYFFFQTLSSWEETPAESREKNRPCILLGFFDDHDVWHFLSAAALFFSFLVLLTLDDDLDVVRRDKIPVF, encoded by the exons GTCGATGCAGTGCGGGTGTATgtgaacagcagctctgagaaCCTCCAATATCCTGTCCTGTTTGTGGTTCGCCAACAGAAGGGAGTGCTCTCATGGCAGGTCCCGCTAATTTTTCGAGGCCT CTATCAGAGGACCTACAATTACCAAGAAGTGAGTCGGACCCTCTGTCCCTCTGAGCCAACACCTGAGACAGGATCCTCTGACCAGATCATATTTGTGGATGTCGCTTCCATGGCACCATTTAATATTGCGTATGAGCTGCTAGTCACCAGGCTTGAGAACTTCCAACTTGA GACCAACAAAGCCTTTAACTTCACTGccagcccttcccagccccag TATTTTCTGTACAGATTTCCTCAGGATGTCGATTCAGTCATCATTAAAGTGGTGTCTGATGCAGTCTACCCCTGCTCCGTTGTCTCCGTCCAGGACATTGTG TGCCCAGTGTATGACCTGGACCATAATGTGGAGTTCAACGGTGTATACCAGTCTATGACTAAGCAGGCAGCCATAACGGTGCAG AGAAAGGATTTTCCAGGTGAGCAGTTCTTCGTTGTATTCGTCATCAAGCCAGAGGATTATGCCTGTGGGGGTTCTGTGCCTTCTTCTATTCATG GGAGTGCCAACCGTACCTGGAACCTGCAGCGGACAAAGAACCTTCAAGTGACGATTGTGCCCTCTGTTAAAA AGTCTGTTTATGTCCAGGCCATGTTCTTCAGCTTCTTGAGTTTCCTCTCCTTTTACCTGGGCTCAGTGGTTGTTGCTTTTGTGCACTACATCAG GGTTCAGAGGAAGGCTTCAGCTGGGAGGCTGTGTCCTGAGGATG GATCTGGGATCATGACGTCTTCACACCCCATCACAGCCAGCACCCCTGAGGGAAGCAGCTATGGTGCTATTG ATGAGTCCAGCTCCAGCGGTGGACGACAGTTTTCTTCCCCTGAGGGCGGGCCACGGGCTGGTTCTGACACAGACAGCTCTGTGGAGGAGGAGAGTGACTTCGACACCATGCCAGAGATTGAAAGTGATAAGAACATCATCCGCACTAAG GTGTTCCTCTATCTATCAGACCTGTCCAGGAAGGACCGAAGGATTGTcagcaaaaaatacaaaatctatTTCTG GAACATCATCACCATTGCAGTCTTTTATGCCCTGCCAGTCATCCAGCTCGTCATCACTTACCAGACG GTAGTGAATGTGACAGGCAATCAGGACATCTGCTACTACAACTTCCTGTGCGCTCATCCGCTTGGGGTGCTGAG TGCCTTCAACAACATCCTCAGCAACGTGGGCCACATGCTGCTGggctttctcttcctcctcattgTGTTGCGCAGGGACATTCTCCACCGTCGCGCCATGGAGATGAAAGATGTCTATACACTG GACTATGGGATCCCAAAGCATTTTGGTCTCTTCTACGCTATGGGCATTGCTCTAATGATGGAAGGGGTGCTCAGTGCCTGTTACCATGTCTGCCCTAATTACTCCAATTTCCAGTTTG ACACCTCCTTCATGTACATGATCGCAGGACTGTGCATGCTGAAGCTCTACCAGACCCGCCACCCAGACATCAATGCCAGTGCCTACTCTGCCTATGCCTCGTTTGCTGTGGTGATCTGTCTGGCTGTCCTTGGAGTG GTGTTTGGGAAAAATGACATCTGGTTTTGGGTCATTTTCTCAATAATCCATGTTTTGGCCTCACTGGCTCTCAGCACCCAGATCTACTACATGGGCCGCTTCAAGATCG ACTTGGGGATGTTTCGACGGGCAGTGATGGTGCTGTACACAGACTGTATCCAGCGGTGCAGTCGACCAATGTATATG GACAGGATGGTGCTGCTCATTGTTGGAAACCTGGTCAACTGGTCCTT TGCTGTCTTTGGGCTGGTGTATCGGCCCAGAGACTTCGCCTCCTACATACTGGGGATCTTTATCTGTAACCTCTTGTTGTATCTGGCTTTCTACATCATCATGAAG CTCCGCAGCTCTGAGAAGCTCCTGCCCATCCCTATGTTCTGCATTGTGGCCACAGCAGTGGTGTGGGCAGCTGCCCTCTACTTCTTCTTCCAGACCCTCAGCAGCTGGGAG GAGACGCCAGCAGAGTCCCGGGAAAAGAACCGGCCCTGCATCCTGCTGGGCTTCTTTGATGACCATGATGTCTGGCACTTCCTCTCCGCGGCTGCCTTGTTCTTCTCCTTTCTG GTCCTGCTGACCCTGGATGATGACCTGGACGTGGTGCGCAGGGACAAGATCCCGGTGTTCTGA
- the SIDT1 gene encoding SID1 transmembrane family member 1 isoform X1: MAGVVVVVVAAAAPAPAPAPVPAPGALLCALLWAAAAAAAAAGAGPEGSPAPGAFGRVYRGNVNISAERVYAFAYRSQPGQVDAVRVYVNSSSENLQYPVLFVVRQQKGVLSWQVPLIFRGLYQRTYNYQEVSRTLCPSEPTPETGSSDQIIFVDVASMAPFNIAYELLVTRLENFQLETNKAFNFTASPSQPQYFLYRFPQDVDSVIIKVVSDAVYPCSVVSVQDIVCPVYDLDHNVEFNGVYQSMTKQAAITVQRKDFPGEQFFVVFVIKPEDYACGGSVPSSIHGSANRTWNLQRTKNLQVTIVPSVKKSVYVQAMFFSFLSFLSFYLGSVVVAFVHYIRVQRKASAGRLCPEDGSGIMTSSHPITASTPEGSSYGAIDESSSSGGRQFSSPEGGPRAGSDTDSSVEEESDFDTMPEIESDKNIIRTKVFLYLSDLSRKDRRIVSKKYKIYFWNIITIAVFYALPVIQLVITYQTVVNVTGNQDICYYNFLCAHPLGVLSAFNNILSNVGHMLLGFLFLLIVLRRDILHRRAMEMKDVYTLDYGIPKHFGLFYAMGIALMMEGVLSACYHVCPNYSNFQFDTSFMYMIAGLCMLKLYQTRHPDINASAYSAYASFAVVICLAVLGVVFGKNDIWFWVIFSIIHVLASLALSTQIYYMGRFKIDGPDSDLGMFRRAVMVLYTDCIQRCSRPMYMDRMVLLIVGNLVNWSFAVFGLVYRPRDFASYILGIFICNLLLYLAFYIIMKLRSSEKLLPIPMFCIVATAVVWAAALYFFFQTLSSWEETPAESREKNRPCILLGFFDDHDVWHFLSAAALFFSFLVLLTLDDDLDVVRRDKIPVF; this comes from the exons GTCGATGCAGTGCGGGTGTATgtgaacagcagctctgagaaCCTCCAATATCCTGTCCTGTTTGTGGTTCGCCAACAGAAGGGAGTGCTCTCATGGCAGGTCCCGCTAATTTTTCGAGGCCT CTATCAGAGGACCTACAATTACCAAGAAGTGAGTCGGACCCTCTGTCCCTCTGAGCCAACACCTGAGACAGGATCCTCTGACCAGATCATATTTGTGGATGTCGCTTCCATGGCACCATTTAATATTGCGTATGAGCTGCTAGTCACCAGGCTTGAGAACTTCCAACTTGA GACCAACAAAGCCTTTAACTTCACTGccagcccttcccagccccag TATTTTCTGTACAGATTTCCTCAGGATGTCGATTCAGTCATCATTAAAGTGGTGTCTGATGCAGTCTACCCCTGCTCCGTTGTCTCCGTCCAGGACATTGTG TGCCCAGTGTATGACCTGGACCATAATGTGGAGTTCAACGGTGTATACCAGTCTATGACTAAGCAGGCAGCCATAACGGTGCAG AGAAAGGATTTTCCAGGTGAGCAGTTCTTCGTTGTATTCGTCATCAAGCCAGAGGATTATGCCTGTGGGGGTTCTGTGCCTTCTTCTATTCATG GGAGTGCCAACCGTACCTGGAACCTGCAGCGGACAAAGAACCTTCAAGTGACGATTGTGCCCTCTGTTAAAA AGTCTGTTTATGTCCAGGCCATGTTCTTCAGCTTCTTGAGTTTCCTCTCCTTTTACCTGGGCTCAGTGGTTGTTGCTTTTGTGCACTACATCAG GGTTCAGAGGAAGGCTTCAGCTGGGAGGCTGTGTCCTGAGGATG GATCTGGGATCATGACGTCTTCACACCCCATCACAGCCAGCACCCCTGAGGGAAGCAGCTATGGTGCTATTG ATGAGTCCAGCTCCAGCGGTGGACGACAGTTTTCTTCCCCTGAGGGCGGGCCACGGGCTGGTTCTGACACAGACAGCTCTGTGGAGGAGGAGAGTGACTTCGACACCATGCCAGAGATTGAAAGTGATAAGAACATCATCCGCACTAAG GTGTTCCTCTATCTATCAGACCTGTCCAGGAAGGACCGAAGGATTGTcagcaaaaaatacaaaatctatTTCTG GAACATCATCACCATTGCAGTCTTTTATGCCCTGCCAGTCATCCAGCTCGTCATCACTTACCAGACG GTAGTGAATGTGACAGGCAATCAGGACATCTGCTACTACAACTTCCTGTGCGCTCATCCGCTTGGGGTGCTGAG TGCCTTCAACAACATCCTCAGCAACGTGGGCCACATGCTGCTGggctttctcttcctcctcattgTGTTGCGCAGGGACATTCTCCACCGTCGCGCCATGGAGATGAAAGATGTCTATACACTG GACTATGGGATCCCAAAGCATTTTGGTCTCTTCTACGCTATGGGCATTGCTCTAATGATGGAAGGGGTGCTCAGTGCCTGTTACCATGTCTGCCCTAATTACTCCAATTTCCAGTTTG ACACCTCCTTCATGTACATGATCGCAGGACTGTGCATGCTGAAGCTCTACCAGACCCGCCACCCAGACATCAATGCCAGTGCCTACTCTGCCTATGCCTCGTTTGCTGTGGTGATCTGTCTGGCTGTCCTTGGAGTG GTGTTTGGGAAAAATGACATCTGGTTTTGGGTCATTTTCTCAATAATCCATGTTTTGGCCTCACTGGCTCTCAGCACCCAGATCTACTACATGGGCCGCTTCAAGATCG ATGGCCCTGACTCAG ACTTGGGGATGTTTCGACGGGCAGTGATGGTGCTGTACACAGACTGTATCCAGCGGTGCAGTCGACCAATGTATATG GACAGGATGGTGCTGCTCATTGTTGGAAACCTGGTCAACTGGTCCTT TGCTGTCTTTGGGCTGGTGTATCGGCCCAGAGACTTCGCCTCCTACATACTGGGGATCTTTATCTGTAACCTCTTGTTGTATCTGGCTTTCTACATCATCATGAAG CTCCGCAGCTCTGAGAAGCTCCTGCCCATCCCTATGTTCTGCATTGTGGCCACAGCAGTGGTGTGGGCAGCTGCCCTCTACTTCTTCTTCCAGACCCTCAGCAGCTGGGAG GAGACGCCAGCAGAGTCCCGGGAAAAGAACCGGCCCTGCATCCTGCTGGGCTTCTTTGATGACCATGATGTCTGGCACTTCCTCTCCGCGGCTGCCTTGTTCTTCTCCTTTCTG GTCCTGCTGACCCTGGATGATGACCTGGACGTGGTGCGCAGGGACAAGATCCCGGTGTTCTGA